A stretch of Equus przewalskii isolate Varuska chromosome 11, EquPr2, whole genome shotgun sequence DNA encodes these proteins:
- the SLC22A12 gene encoding LOW QUALITY PROTEIN: solute carrier family 22 member 12 (The sequence of the model RefSeq protein was modified relative to this genomic sequence to represent the inferred CDS: inserted 1 base in 1 codon; substituted 2 bases at 2 genomic stop codons): protein MAFSELLDRVGGLGRFQVLQTVALVVPIVWLTTHNIVENFSAAVPSHRCWVPLLDNRTAQASAPGALGPEALLTVSIPPGPNQGPHQCRRFRHPQWQFLDPNTTATNWSKAATEPCVDGWVCDLSIFTSTIVAEWDLVCDSQALKPVSQSIYLAGILVGAAVCGQVSDRLGRRPLLTWSYLQMAVLGTAAAFAPTFPVYCLFRFLVAFATASVMMNTATLVGAPKPGPLMEWTSMQAXASAVTLNALGFSFGQVLVAPVACGVRDRVPLQLVLSAPFFLCFVYSWWMAKCARWLLXTGRLEQGLRELQRVVAIKGKRAAGDALTPKXGEVLLSAMQEELSASQGPASLGTLLCTPGLGLGICVSTLCWFSTGFTFYGLALALQALGGDVFLLQFFIGVVDILAKIGTLLLLSHLGCRPVQAASLVLARLCILANMLVPHELWDLRSALAALGLGGVGSAYTCTIVYTGELFPTMLRMTAVGLGQVAGRMGGIPGPLVRLLAVQSPSLPLLLYGLVSVLSGLAALLLPETQNLPLPDTIQDVQNQAVKKATCNTRRHPVLKSTHF from the exons ATGGCCTTTTCTGAACTCCTGGACCGAGTGGGCGGTCTGGGCAGGTTCCAGGTTCTCCAGACGGTAGCCCTGGTGGTCCCCATCGTGTGGCTCACCACTCACAACATAGTGGAGAACTTCTCGGCCGCCGTGCCCAGCCATCGCTGCTGGGTGCCCCTCCTGGACAACAGGACTGCCCAGGCCAGTGCCCCCGGCGCCCTGGGCCCTGAGGCCCTCCTGACCGTCTCCATCCCACCGGGCCCCAACCAGGGGCCCCACCAGTGTCGCCGCTTCCGCCACCCACAGTGGCAGTTCCTGGACCCCAACACCACAGCCACCAACTGGAGCAAGGCCGCCACGGAGCCATGCGTGGACGGCTGGGTCTGCGACCTCAGCATCTTCACCTCCACCATCGTGGCTGAG TGGGACCTGGTGTGCGACTCGCAGGCCCTGAAGCCCGTGTCCCAGTCCATCTACTTGGCTGGGATCCTCGTGGGAGCTGCCGTGTGTGGGCAAGTCTCCGACAG gCTTGGGCGCAGGCCGCTGCTGACCTGGAGCTACCTTCAGATGGCCGTGTTGGGCACCGCTGCCGCCTTCGCTCCCACGTTCCCTGTGTACTGCCTGTTCCGCTTCCTGGTGGCCTTTGCCACGGCGAGCGTCATGATGAACACTGCCACCCTCGTAGGCGCCCCCAAGCCGGGGCCGT TGATGGAGTGGACATCGATGCAGGCCTGAGCCTCGGCAGTGACTTTGAATGCCCTGGGCTTCAGCTTCGGCCAGGTCCTCGTGGCCCCCGTGGCCTGCGGTGTGCGTGATAGGGTGCCGCTGCAGCTGGTGCTGTCTgcccccttcttcctctgctttgtgtaCTCCTG gtggatggcta AGTGTGCACGATGGCTGC TCACAGGCAGGCTGGAGCAGGGCCTGCGGGAGCTGCAGAGGGTTGTTGCCATCAAGGGGAAGAGGGCAGCGGGGGACGCGCTGACGCCGAAGTGAGGCGAG GTCTTGCTCTCAGCCATGCAGGAGGAGCTGAGCGCCAGCCAGGGTCCTGCCAGCCTGGGCACCCTGCTCTGCACGCCTGGACTGGGCCTCGGGATCTGTGTCTCCACTCTGTGCTG gttcaGCACAGGCTTCACCTTCTAcggcctggccctggccctgcaggCCCTGGGCGGCGATGTCTTCCTGCTCCAGTTCTTCATCGGGGTTGTGGACATCCTGGCCAAGATCGGCACCCTGCTGCTGCTGAGCCATCTGGGCTGCAGACCCGTGCAGGCGGCGTCACTGGTGCTGGCAAGGCTTTGCATCCTGGCCAACATGCTGGTGCCCCACG AG CTATGGGACCTGCGCTCAGCCCTGGCCGCGCTGGGGCTCGGCGGGGTGGGGTCTGCCTACACCTGCACCATCGTCTACACTGGCGAGCTCTTCCCCACCATGCTCAG GATGACCGCAGTGGGGCTGGGCCAGGTGGCGGGCCGAATGGGAGGCATCCCGGGGCCTCTGGTCCGGCTGCTGGCTGTACAGAGCCCCTCGCTGCCCCTGCTGTTGTACGGGCTGGTGTCGGTGCTCAGCGGCCTGGCTGCCCTGCTGCTGCCGGAGACTCAGAACCTGCCGCTGCCTGACACCATCCAAGACGTGCAGAACCA GGCGGTGAAGAAGGCGACATGCAACACCCGGAGGCACCCTGTCCTGAAATCCACCCATTTTTAA